One Prevotella melaninogenica DNA window includes the following coding sequences:
- a CDS encoding helix-turn-helix domain-containing protein, producing the protein MPYIDYKTEDTWQKRLFDKLISVEDKLDRLLVLQDQSVDTTVHPPLKPEYLDIIDVSKILKVEQKTIYNWVWAGKIPYLKANGRLLFLREEIDEMVRKRDGW; encoded by the coding sequence ATGCCGTACATAGATTATAAAACCGAAGACACTTGGCAAAAACGCCTGTTCGACAAGCTGATAAGCGTCGAGGATAAACTCGACCGCCTGCTTGTCCTGCAGGATCAATCTGTTGACACAACCGTCCATCCTCCCCTGAAACCCGAATACTTGGATATCATAGATGTATCCAAGATACTCAAAGTGGAGCAAAAGACCATATATAATTGGGTGTGGGCAGGAAAAATTCCCTATCTCAAAGCCAATGGCAGGTTACTTTTCCTTCGGGAAGAAATTGATGAAATGGTACGAAAGCGAGATGGTTGGTAA
- a CDS encoding DUF6577 family protein, with amino-acid sequence MNVSNIIVDFANTNKEFRTNDLSEYLSGKIELSKKMLSWHLRKLLDEKKIFRISKGVYTTTPKNIFHPVPNAHSIRLYKKLKAVYPLLDFCVYNGEILSDLQHHLSYNNNIYIETERDATETIFHFVQDMHERSFLSPKEDIMSDYIRLDKRSFIVKPLVSESPIQEVNGINVPTIEKLLVDIQCDRDFFYLQGQESLYMMQNAFANYNVNIGMLLRYASRRNIKPQIEKYIKEFV; translated from the coding sequence ATGAATGTCAGTAATATCATTGTAGATTTTGCAAACACCAACAAGGAATTCAGAACGAATGACTTGTCTGAGTATCTTTCTGGGAAGATTGAACTTTCCAAGAAGATGTTGTCTTGGCATTTACGCAAGTTGTTGGACGAAAAAAAAATATTCAGAATAAGCAAAGGAGTATATACAACAACCCCAAAAAACATTTTCCATCCTGTTCCTAATGCTCACTCCATTCGGTTGTATAAGAAATTAAAAGCGGTATATCCCTTATTGGACTTTTGTGTCTATAATGGTGAAATACTGTCTGACTTGCAGCATCACCTGTCGTATAACAACAATATCTATATAGAAACGGAGCGTGATGCCACTGAAACCATTTTCCACTTTGTACAGGATATGCACGAACGCAGTTTCCTTTCGCCAAAGGAGGATATTATGTCCGATTATATCCGGTTGGACAAAAGATCCTTTATTGTGAAGCCTCTTGTTTCAGAATCGCCCATACAGGAAGTAAACGGTATCAATGTACCAACAATAGAGAAACTCTTAGTTGATATCCAATGTGACAGGGATTTCTTCTACCTGCAAGGACAAGAGTCCTTGTACATGATGCAGAATGCCTTTGCCAACTATAATGTGAATATAGGAATGTTACTGCGTTATGCCTCACGGCGCAATATTAAACCGCAAATAGAAAAATATATCAAGGAATTTGTATGA
- a CDS encoding nucleotidyl transferase AbiEii/AbiGii toxin family protein, whose protein sequence is MIKKKCMTAEWIKAISVRNKYKDLNLIEKVIRAMSLLEMLKLSGCPFCFKGGSALMLILGESAHRLSIDIDIICPPGTDIEPYLKDIEKFGFISKTLEERQQRDTNIPKSHSKFFYHIAYKNDDKPAYILLDVLYEDLQYHATEEVEIKGPFIELDNEPLMVTVPSADDILGDKLTAFAPNTSGIPYIKGGRDRSLEIIKQLYDVGRLFEHADNFQHIKDIFTQIGKIELQYRGLPAELSLIYEDIRETALCLATRGQKGKGDFNMLQSGIKKIDGYIYKGKYRIEEAIVDSARAAYLATSIEKSSTRIEKYDGNLNTILAMELSPSVNNKLNKLKKVLPEAFFYWVKTSELLQK, encoded by the coding sequence ATGATCAAGAAGAAATGTATGACTGCAGAATGGATAAAGGCCATATCTGTTCGTAACAAATATAAAGACCTGAATCTGATAGAGAAAGTTATTAGGGCAATGTCGCTCTTGGAGATGCTGAAATTGTCCGGTTGCCCTTTCTGTTTCAAGGGTGGTTCGGCTCTGATGCTTATTTTGGGAGAATCTGCCCATCGACTATCCATAGACATTGACATTATCTGTCCACCAGGTACGGATATTGAGCCATATCTGAAAGATATAGAAAAGTTCGGTTTTATATCCAAAACTCTTGAAGAGCGGCAGCAGAGAGACACGAATATTCCAAAGAGTCACTCGAAATTCTTTTATCACATAGCTTATAAGAACGATGATAAACCTGCATATATACTGCTTGATGTCCTGTACGAGGATTTACAATATCATGCTACCGAAGAAGTCGAGATTAAAGGTCCTTTTATAGAATTGGACAATGAGCCATTGATGGTAACTGTGCCCTCTGCTGATGATATTCTCGGTGATAAACTTACGGCATTTGCCCCCAATACCTCAGGCATTCCTTATATCAAGGGAGGTAGAGACCGCTCATTGGAAATTATCAAGCAGCTATACGATGTAGGTAGGCTGTTTGAACATGCCGATAACTTTCAGCACATTAAGGATATTTTCACCCAAATAGGGAAAATCGAATTGCAATATCGGGGCTTACCCGCTGAACTGTCACTCATTTATGAGGATATTAGGGAGACCGCCTTGTGTCTGGCTACCAGAGGGCAAAAGGGTAAAGGTGATTTCAATATGCTGCAAAGTGGTATTAAGAAAATAGACGGCTACATCTATAAGGGGAAATATCGCATAGAAGAAGCTATCGTAGATTCGGCTCGTGCGGCTTATCTTGCTACCTCAATAGAGAAATCAAGCACGAGAATTGAGAAATACGATGGAAATCTAAACACCATACTTGCCATGGAATTGTCTCCTTCCGTCAATAATAAACTCAACAAATTGAAGAAAGTACTACCTGAAGCTTTCTTCTATTGGGTCAAGACGAGCGAACTATTACAAAAATAA
- the erm(F) gene encoding 23S rRNA (adenine(2058)-N(6))-methyltransferase Erm(F), with the protein MTKKKLPVRFTGQHFTIDKVLIKDAIRQANISNQDTVLDIGAGKGFLTVHLLKIANNVVAIENDTALVEHLRKLFSDARNVQVVGCDFRNFAVPKFPFKVVSNIPYGITSDIFKILMFESLGNFLGGSIILQLEPTQKLFSRKLYNPYTVFYHTFFDLKLVYEVGPESFLPPPTVKSALLNIKRKHLFFDFKFKAKYLAFISCLLEKPDLSVKTALKSIFRKSQVRSISEKFGLNLNAQIVCLSPSQWLNCFLEMLEVVPEKFHPS; encoded by the coding sequence ATGACAAAAAAGAAATTGCCCGTTCGTTTTACGGGTCAGCACTTTACTATTGATAAAGTGCTAATAAAAGATGCAATAAGACAAGCAAATATAAGTAATCAGGATACGGTTTTAGATATTGGGGCAGGCAAGGGGTTTCTTACTGTTCATTTATTAAAAATCGCCAACAATGTTGTTGCTATTGAAAACGACACAGCTTTGGTTGAACATTTACGAAAATTATTTTCTGATGCCCGAAATGTTCAAGTTGTCGGTTGTGATTTTAGGAATTTTGCAGTTCCGAAATTTCCTTTCAAAGTGGTGTCAAATATTCCTTATGGCATTACTTCCGATATTTTCAAAATCCTGATGTTTGAGAGTCTTGGAAATTTTCTGGGAGGTTCCATTATCCTTCAATTAGAACCTACACAAAAGTTATTTTCGAGGAAGCTTTACAATCCATATACCGTTTTCTATCATACTTTTTTTGATTTGAAACTTGTCTATGAGGTAGGTCCTGAAAGTTTCTTGCCACCGCCAACTGTCAAATCAGCCCTGTTAAACATTAAAAGAAAACACTTATTTTTTGATTTTAAGTTTAAAGCCAAATACTTAGCATTTATTTCCTGTCTGTTAGAGAAACCTGATTTATCTGTAAAAACAGCTTTAAAGTCGATTTTCAGGAAAAGTCAGGTCAGGTCAATTTCGGAAAAATTCGGTTTAAACCTTAATGCTCAAATTGTTTGTTTGTCTCCAAGTCAATGGTTAAACTGTTTTTTGGAAATGCTGGAAGTTGTCCCTGAAAAATTTCATCCTTCGTAG
- a CDS encoding DUF3408 domain-containing protein, with translation MARIDEKRKQRLEQAIRDMGNYGVKLRKPEELPDFDQPFDYEEEKRRFEPVDKVEEQNDKESNKDFSQPSYQETALSPTERATSTEEFHQRMGKTKDRKQLSEFQGKYLQPFRNSHRKAVYVSEETQRKLDFVVRRIGEHGASVSGYVEQVLREHLDQYKEDVERWRKL, from the coding sequence ATGGCAAGAATAGATGAAAAAAGGAAACAACGCTTGGAACAAGCCATTAGAGATATGGGAAATTATGGCGTTAAGCTCCGCAAGCCCGAAGAGTTACCCGATTTTGACCAGCCCTTCGATTATGAAGAGGAAAAGAGAAGGTTTGAGCCTGTTGATAAAGTTGAGGAACAAAATGACAAGGAGAGTAACAAGGATTTTTCTCAACCGTCCTATCAAGAAACAGCGTTGTCGCCAACAGAAAGGGCTACTTCTACCGAAGAATTTCATCAAAGAATGGGAAAAACAAAGGACAGAAAGCAATTATCCGAGTTTCAGGGGAAATATCTCCAGCCCTTTCGCAACAGCCACCGCAAAGCCGTGTATGTATCAGAGGAAACCCAACGAAAGTTAGACTTCGTGGTGCGGAGAATCGGTGAGCATGGAGCGAGCGTTTCGGGATATGTCGAACAGGTACTGCGGGAACACCTCGACCAATACAAGGAAGATGTGGAAAGATGGAGGAAACTCTGA
- a CDS encoding helix-turn-helix domain-containing protein, with protein MAENEIITREDPQMQLFSQLMEGTLKKLERYCSTARPMLNGEVYLSGEEVCSQLRLSTRTLQEYRNSGTLPFYKIGGKILYKQSDIQAMLEKHYNPIPKKLWQE; from the coding sequence ATGGCAGAGAATGAAATCATTACGCGGGAAGACCCTCAGATGCAGTTGTTTTCACAACTGATGGAAGGCACTTTGAAGAAGTTGGAGCGGTATTGCTCTACCGCCCGTCCGATGCTGAATGGTGAGGTTTACCTTTCGGGTGAGGAGGTTTGCAGCCAATTACGGCTCAGCACACGCACGCTCCAAGAGTACAGAAACTCAGGAACGCTTCCTTTCTACAAAATCGGAGGGAAGATACTCTACAAGCAGAGCGACATACAAGCCATGCTTGAAAAACACTATAACCCGATACCCAAGAAATTATGGCAAGAATAG
- a CDS encoding helix-turn-helix domain-containing protein, producing MKLIIIDRKAWERHRSEFADFIHRVEKLIGNPPKTEQWLDNEAVCKRLGISKRTLQSYRDTGKIPFSMIGHKCYYKQTDICEMLNAVKD from the coding sequence ATGAAACTCATTATCATCGACCGCAAAGCGTGGGAGCGACATCGCTCCGAATTTGCAGACTTTATCCATCGTGTGGAAAAACTCATCGGTAATCCTCCCAAGACCGAGCAATGGCTCGACAACGAAGCCGTGTGCAAGCGTTTAGGCATCAGCAAGCGTACCCTACAATCATACCGAGATACGGGCAAAATCCCTTTCTCCATGATTGGACATAAGTGTTATTACAAACAGACCGACATCTGTGAAATGCTGAATGCAGTCAAGGATTGA
- a CDS encoding DUF1896 domain-containing protein encodes MKQKNKKELSYFRLKLRSYMSEHHPEKLQDTEFITARADMALTVYCDAVAQGFTHIEAESMASEALYQGLHFSKYDTLISVLENEFERELPAPLPEKLVPILLSNKAVQATFDKFGLTDTLASDEQYGRLYTELTGTIVLLIESNNLPTVRLTEEASLKAL; translated from the coding sequence ATGAAACAGAAGAACAAAAAGGAACTTTCCTACTTCCGATTGAAGTTAAGAAGTTACATGAGTGAGCATCACCCCGAAAAGTTGCAAGATACGGAGTTTATCACTGCACGGGCAGATATGGCTCTCACAGTTTACTGCGATGCTGTAGCACAAGGCTTTACACACATTGAAGCGGAGAGCATGGCAAGCGAGGCATTGTATCAAGGCTTGCACTTTTCCAAGTACGATACGCTTATATCCGTGTTGGAAAACGAGTTTGAAAGGGAACTTCCTGCACCGCTCCCAGAGAAACTCGTACCTATACTGTTGTCGAACAAGGCTGTTCAAGCCACATTCGACAAGTTCGGTTTGACGGACACATTGGCTTCTGACGAGCAATACGGCCGTCTTTACACCGAACTGACAGGCACGATAGTGCTGCTCATCGAGAGCAACAATCTGCCAACGGTCAGACTGACGGAGGAAGCAAGCCTGAAGGCGTTGTAG
- a CDS encoding site-specific integrase yields the protein MKSTFAILFYIDRSKTNEDGLCVIRCRITCNGTSSSFSTQLQTSPDEWLARKGCIKATTGNSSGINLQLNSIEECLHSLYERTLREENYITAEYLKERYMQQSRPMPTLTELYQSVCEYKEELQGRTLSKATVRAFKDSYKSFVHFLQVRDRADCMPTEVDKTLLEDYRLFMLRDLGNKESSVGNRLRHLHQVIRKALQERYVREDPFELIDIETPTYERNALTADDLQKLLAYRPHRSTDNHCRLIFLLGCFTGLAFSDLKKLRMDDVYTFGDGRRYISLCRTKTQNRSIVPLLPVAEKILAIVSHGRREGLFFREFPSNSNFNRTIQEICIKAGLPPHTQATSHTARHTFATTICLENGLPIETVSKMLGHRFISTTEIYARVTKSKIAKEMQPLMGSEHTRVLRKALRLCPSRTPKKSSPIIGM from the coding sequence ATGAAAAGTACATTTGCCATACTATTCTACATAGATAGAAGCAAGACCAATGAAGACGGACTATGCGTAATCCGTTGCCGTATCACCTGTAATGGAACGTCCTCATCGTTTTCCACGCAGTTGCAAACTTCCCCCGACGAGTGGCTTGCCCGAAAAGGGTGCATCAAGGCGACAACAGGTAATTCAAGCGGCATCAATCTGCAACTGAACTCAATAGAAGAGTGCTTGCATTCACTCTATGAACGTACATTAAGGGAAGAAAACTATATCACGGCGGAATACCTCAAGGAGCGTTATATGCAGCAAAGTCGCCCCATGCCAACACTTACGGAGCTATATCAATCCGTTTGTGAATACAAGGAGGAATTGCAGGGCAGAACATTAAGCAAGGCAACTGTCAGGGCTTTTAAGGACAGCTACAAGAGTTTTGTTCATTTCCTGCAAGTAAGGGACAGGGCAGACTGTATGCCCACAGAGGTGGACAAGACTTTGCTTGAGGACTATCGCCTTTTTATGCTTCGGGACTTGGGAAACAAGGAAAGCAGTGTCGGCAACCGCCTACGCCACTTGCATCAGGTCATTCGCAAGGCATTGCAGGAGCGATACGTTCGTGAAGACCCTTTTGAACTCATAGACATAGAAACGCCTACCTACGAGCGCAATGCACTTACGGCGGACGACCTGCAAAAACTCTTGGCTTACCGTCCGCACCGCTCGACAGATAACCATTGCAGACTTATTTTCCTCTTGGGATGTTTCACGGGGCTGGCATTCTCAGACTTAAAGAAACTCCGAATGGACGATGTTTATACATTCGGGGATGGGCGTAGGTACATATCGCTCTGTCGAACAAAGACACAGAACAGAAGTATTGTCCCGTTGCTGCCCGTTGCCGAGAAAATACTCGCCATTGTGAGCCACGGACGAAGGGAGGGGCTTTTCTTTCGAGAGTTTCCCAGCAACAGTAATTTCAATAGAACTATTCAGGAGATATGTATTAAGGCAGGACTGCCACCGCATACTCAAGCGACCTCGCACACCGCACGGCACACCTTTGCCACGACCATCTGTCTGGAGAACGGACTTCCGATAGAGACGGTGAGCAAGATGCTGGGGCATCGCTTCATCTCCACGACCGAGATTTATGCACGGGTGACCAAGAGCAAGATTGCCAAGGAAATGCAACCCCTGATGGGTAGTGAGCATACAAGGGTACTGCGTAAAGCCTTACGGCTGTGTCCGTCAAGAACACCGAAAAAGTCAAGTCCCATAATTGGGATGTAA
- a CDS encoding site-specific integrase has protein sequence MEKEKFKLLFYLKRGTQDKNGKSPIMGRISAGRSMVQFSCKCSCTPRLWDSRKNRLLGKSAEAVSVNKELDRLQVSIHKVYESLSGKSDAPITAERVRELVFGLNSESQGLLHHTDEYIDRFRERVGIDRSERRLKCLLLFHKHLANFVRYRYRVEDIPVQKADIAFIKDLEDYFAKEKGFKLNTSAGYLSMLASLLKDLHKRHIIDTYPFINHSIRWEVGTPRYITREEVGLIAALGEDKLQGYEKVSRDMFLFSCLTGLSYTDVYHLTEQHVFHEAGMTWIRKPRIKTGNVCHIPLLPEATAIIERYRGIHTRAFRHEPPKGYLLPIPGCDTVNIHLKKIARLCGIQKTLTYHMARHTFASQMTLSEGVSIESVSKMLGHSQIKTTQVYAETSPERVFLDIEKILPQLAHYQLTN, from the coding sequence ATGGAAAAAGAAAAATTCAAGCTGCTTTTCTACCTCAAGAGAGGTACGCAGGACAAAAACGGAAAAAGTCCCATCATGGGACGCATCAGCGCAGGACGCTCTATGGTACAGTTCAGTTGCAAATGCTCGTGTACTCCTCGTTTGTGGGACAGTCGCAAAAACCGACTGCTGGGCAAGAGTGCCGAAGCCGTATCGGTAAACAAGGAACTTGACCGCCTTCAGGTGAGCATACACAAGGTTTATGAGTCTCTTTCGGGTAAATCCGATGCTCCCATCACGGCAGAGCGAGTACGGGAGCTTGTATTCGGACTGAACAGTGAGTCACAAGGACTGCTGCATCATACAGACGAGTATATCGACCGCTTCCGTGAGCGTGTGGGCATAGACCGCAGCGAACGCAGACTAAAATGCCTGTTGCTCTTTCACAAGCATCTGGCAAACTTCGTCAGGTATCGCTACCGTGTGGAGGATATTCCCGTGCAGAAAGCCGACATCGCCTTTATCAAAGACTTGGAGGACTACTTCGCCAAAGAAAAGGGATTCAAGCTCAACACTTCGGCTGGCTATCTCTCCATGCTGGCTTCCTTGCTCAAAGACCTGCATAAACGGCACATCATTGACACCTATCCCTTCATCAACCATTCCATTCGTTGGGAAGTGGGTACTCCACGTTACATCACAAGGGAGGAGGTAGGTCTTATCGCAGCCTTGGGAGAAGATAAATTGCAAGGCTATGAAAAAGTGTCGAGGGATATGTTCCTTTTCTCCTGCCTGACGGGGCTTTCCTATACCGACGTGTATCACTTGACGGAGCAGCACGTCTTTCACGAAGCGGGAATGACTTGGATACGCAAGCCGAGAATAAAGACGGGCAACGTGTGCCACATCCCCCTACTTCCCGAAGCCACTGCCATTATCGAGCGTTATCGGGGCATTCACACGAGGGCTTTCCGACACGAACCGCCCAAGGGGTATCTGCTGCCCATACCCGGATGCGACACGGTAAACATACACCTCAAAAAGATAGCACGGCTTTGCGGTATTCAGAAAACGCTGACCTATCACATGGCACGGCATACCTTCGCATCTCAGATGACACTGTCGGAGGGCGTGTCCATTGAGAGCGTTTCCAAAATGCTCGGACACAGTCAAATCAAAACCACGCAAGTGTATGCGGAGACATCTCCCGAGCGTGTCTTTCTGGACATAGAGAAAATACTTCCACAACTCGCACATTATCAACTGACCAACTAA